A section of the Mesorhizobium loti genome encodes:
- a CDS encoding glutamine synthetase family protein: MLDKNTNTSLSSGNDPKAWLGQHGINEVECLVPDMNGVLRGKALPAAKFLKALEDRALYLPSSAFLVSIDGRYSGSIDEGFAYSDPDMRMVPDVSTLCLAPGAGAGKAYVFADAFHMDGRPWMASPRHVLRAVLDLYRQRGWRAVVAPEVEFYLTAHNPDPDKPLTAPFGANGRAETVQHPYDMAALEEFEPVIRRVYEYAAAAGLPLDTLIHESGTAQLEINLLHGDALPLADQVLLFKRLTRQAAQQYGMHATFMAKPIAAQAGSSMHLHMSVVDDAGNALFAGADDADTEMFGHFIGGLQKYVPEIMPLFAPNVNSFRRIRPNHSAPANIEWSHDNRSCGLRVPAGGRAARRVENRLPGADSNPYLAIAGSLLAGYLGVEQKLARSAEASGNAYKIKSTLPKTMEEALDRFEACDPVRKLLGEDFFQTYLRVKSVELDLFQSVVTSWERDHLLLKV; this comes from the coding sequence ATGCTCGACAAGAACACGAATACCTCTCTCTCCAGCGGCAACGACCCCAAGGCCTGGCTGGGCCAGCACGGCATCAACGAGGTCGAATGCCTGGTGCCCGACATGAACGGCGTGCTGCGCGGCAAGGCGCTGCCGGCGGCAAAATTCCTCAAGGCGCTGGAAGACCGCGCGCTCTATCTGCCAAGCAGCGCCTTCCTGGTCAGCATCGACGGCCGCTATTCCGGCTCGATCGACGAGGGTTTTGCCTATTCGGACCCGGACATGCGCATGGTGCCTGATGTCTCGACGCTGTGCCTGGCGCCCGGCGCTGGGGCGGGGAAAGCCTATGTCTTCGCCGACGCCTTCCACATGGACGGCAGGCCATGGATGGCCTCGCCGCGCCACGTGCTGCGCGCCGTGCTCGATCTCTACCGCCAGCGTGGCTGGCGGGCCGTGGTGGCGCCGGAGGTCGAGTTCTATCTGACCGCGCATAATCCCGATCCGGACAAACCCCTGACCGCGCCGTTCGGGGCCAATGGACGCGCTGAAACCGTGCAGCATCCCTATGACATGGCGGCGCTCGAGGAGTTCGAGCCGGTGATCCGGCGCGTCTATGAGTATGCCGCGGCCGCCGGACTGCCGCTCGACACGCTGATCCACGAATCGGGCACGGCGCAGCTGGAGATCAATCTCCTGCATGGCGACGCGCTGCCGCTGGCCGACCAGGTGCTTTTGTTCAAACGGTTGACGCGCCAGGCCGCGCAGCAATACGGCATGCATGCGACCTTCATGGCCAAGCCGATCGCCGCGCAGGCCGGCAGCTCGATGCATCTGCACATGTCCGTCGTCGACGACGCGGGCAACGCGCTGTTTGCCGGCGCGGATGATGCCGACACCGAGATGTTCGGCCATTTCATCGGCGGCCTGCAGAAATATGTCCCCGAAATCATGCCGCTGTTCGCGCCCAATGTGAACTCGTTCCGCCGCATAAGGCCAAACCACAGCGCGCCGGCCAACATCGAATGGTCGCATGACAATCGCTCCTGCGGCCTGCGCGTGCCGGCCGGCGGGCGCGCCGCGCGGCGGGTGGAGAACCGCTTGCCGGGCGCCGATTCCAATCCGTATCTGGCGATCGCCGGCTCGCTGCTCGCCGGCTATCTCGGCGTCGAGCAGAAGCTGGCGCGCTCGGCCGAGGCGTCGGGCAATGCCTACAAGATCAAGAGCACGCTGCCGAAGACCATGGAGGAGGCGCTCGATCGTTTCGAGGCTTGCGACCCGGTGCGCAAACTGCTCGGCGAGGATTTTTTCCAGACCTATCTGCGCGTCAAGAGCGTCGAGCTCGACCTGTTCCAGAGCGTGGTGACGAGCTGGGAACGCGATCATCTGCTGCTGAAGGTGTGA
- a CDS encoding IclR family transcriptional regulator domain-containing protein, giving the protein MNDETPSRDHVGSLERGLAVMEILARHPAGMTLTEMAEEAGLTRAGARRFLLTLVATGYATQAGRVFSLSPRLLAVARTWLGGASLWSFAAPIMRAVAAQLNEACSAAILSGEDVVYVARIPGRRILSVSLDVGTRLPAYCTSMGRILLAGLTSGELDTFLGQATIERRTPKTITDKRALAGAIGKAKADGFAIVDEELELGLRSIAVPIRDRAKRTVAAINVSTQSARFNVAEMEREILPALLGARERIEDFFVV; this is encoded by the coding sequence ATGAACGACGAGACCCCTTCCCGCGATCATGTCGGCTCGCTCGAACGCGGCCTTGCCGTCATGGAAATCCTGGCCCGGCATCCGGCGGGCATGACGCTGACCGAAATGGCCGAGGAGGCGGGCCTGACCCGCGCCGGCGCCCGCCGCTTCCTGCTGACCTTGGTTGCCACGGGCTATGCCACACAGGCCGGCCGCGTGTTTTCGCTGTCGCCCCGCCTGCTGGCTGTTGCCCGCACATGGCTCGGCGGCGCCTCCCTGTGGAGCTTTGCCGCCCCCATCATGCGGGCCGTGGCGGCACAACTGAACGAGGCTTGCTCGGCCGCGATCCTGTCGGGCGAGGATGTCGTCTACGTCGCCCGTATTCCCGGCCGCCGTATCCTCAGCGTCTCGCTCGATGTCGGCACGAGGCTGCCGGCCTACTGCACCTCGATGGGACGGATCCTGCTTGCCGGCCTGACATCAGGGGAACTGGACACATTTCTCGGCCAGGCGACCATCGAGAGACGAACGCCAAAGACCATCACCGATAAGCGTGCGCTGGCCGGCGCCATTGGCAAGGCGAAGGCGGACGGCTTCGCCATCGTCGACGAGGAACTGGAGCTCGGCCTGCGCTCCATTGCCGTGCCGATCCGCGACCGGGCGAAGCGCACGGTCGCGGCGATCAATGTCTCGACCCAGTCGGCGCGATTCAACGTCGCCGAGATGGAGCGGGAAATCCTGCCGGCGCTGCTTGGAGCCAGAGAGCGCATCGAGGATTTTTTTGTCGTCTAG
- a CDS encoding glycosyltransferase, translating into MTRKASPTIALFPEASFGAALNCVGIAQALRAKGARPVFICHAGFSGVFADYGFQEYQLPTDEPLSDSERQSYWQAFVRRHLPHFRLSPIDQLETYVAPTWQAIVDTAVNAEGPLRQLLARLKPDAVVLDNVIMFPAIAAAGCPWVRVVSCAETELPDAQVPPYLSGLGADDPQRAAFEARYLSASAPAHDRFNRFRVDAGLAPLPKGLFLESSPDLNLLLTPTIVRRERAKPLDPARFVYLEGCVRSEGPFEVPVFPRNGGPLVYVSFGSLGAMDVGLIERMLAVFDRLPARFIVNAGGLRDAYRAVPDNVYLDAWFPQPSVVAKSDLFIHHGGNNSFCEALRFGVPSLIMPYCWDGHDNARRAEETGTGDHIGRDGWTEGVLERAILGLLADNAMRARLRDNAAQMALKPGTDVAAQAILSLIRT; encoded by the coding sequence TTGACGCGTAAAGCCAGCCCGACCATCGCGCTGTTTCCCGAAGCCAGTTTCGGGGCGGCGCTGAATTGCGTCGGCATCGCGCAGGCGTTGCGGGCCAAGGGCGCCAGGCCGGTCTTCATCTGCCATGCCGGCTTCTCCGGCGTCTTTGCCGACTATGGTTTCCAGGAATACCAGCTGCCGACCGACGAGCCGCTGAGCGACAGCGAGCGCCAGAGCTACTGGCAGGCCTTCGTGCGCCGGCACCTGCCGCATTTCAGGCTCAGCCCGATCGACCAGCTCGAAACCTATGTCGCGCCGACCTGGCAGGCGATCGTCGATACGGCGGTCAATGCCGAGGGACCGCTGCGCCAATTGCTGGCGCGGCTGAAGCCGGACGCGGTGGTGCTCGACAATGTCATCATGTTCCCTGCGATCGCCGCCGCCGGCTGTCCCTGGGTGCGCGTCGTCTCCTGCGCGGAGACGGAGCTGCCCGACGCCCAGGTGCCACCCTATCTGTCCGGCCTCGGCGCCGATGATCCGCAACGCGCGGCGTTCGAGGCCCGCTATCTCTCGGCCTCCGCGCCCGCGCATGACCGCTTCAACCGTTTTCGTGTGGACGCCGGCCTGGCGCCGTTGCCGAAGGGCCTGTTCCTGGAAAGTTCGCCCGACCTCAACCTGCTGCTGACGCCGACGATCGTGCGCCGCGAGCGTGCCAAGCCGCTCGATCCGGCCCGCTTCGTCTATCTCGAGGGCTGTGTGCGGTCGGAAGGACCGTTCGAGGTGCCGGTCTTCCCGCGCAATGGCGGACCGCTGGTCTATGTCAGCTTCGGCAGCCTCGGTGCCATGGATGTCGGGCTGATCGAGCGCATGCTCGCCGTCTTCGACAGGCTGCCCGCGCGCTTCATCGTTAATGCCGGCGGCCTGCGCGACGCCTATCGCGCGGTGCCTGACAATGTCTATCTCGACGCCTGGTTTCCGCAGCCTTCGGTGGTGGCGAAGTCAGACCTGTTCATCCACCATGGCGGCAACAACAGCTTTTGCGAGGCGCTGCGCTTCGGCGTGCCGTCGCTGATCATGCCCTATTGCTGGGACGGACACGACAATGCGCGCCGCGCCGAAGAGACCGGCACCGGCGATCATATCGGCCGCGACGGCTGGACCGAGGGAGTATTGGAGAGAGCCATTCTCGGCCTGCTGGCCGATAACGCCATGCGCGCCCGCCTGAGGGACAATGCAGCCCAGATGGCGCTGAAACCCGGAACGGACGTGGCCGCGCAAGCCATACTCTCCCTGATACGGACGTGA
- a CDS encoding CoA transferase subunit A produces MVKFLPLKQAVAENLNNGDSVAFEGFTHLIPTAAAHEAIRQGFRDLTLIRMTPDLIYDQMIGMGMAKKIVFSYVGNPGVGLLRRARDAIENGFPRPIEVEEHSHAGMANAYEAGAAGLPCAVFRGYRGAGLAAVNPNIKSVTCPFTGEGLAAVPSIRPDVTFIHAQKADKKGNVLVEGIIGIQKEAVLAAKRAVVTVEEVVDNFDDLHPNLTVLPRWTIAAISVVPGGSHPSYAHGYYARDNAAYLEWDEIAADREKFQAWMQANVIEKSAGDFAGRVEHLRKAA; encoded by the coding sequence ATGGTCAAGTTCCTGCCGCTCAAGCAGGCCGTTGCGGAGAATCTGAACAATGGCGACTCCGTCGCCTTCGAGGGCTTCACCCATCTGATCCCGACAGCCGCCGCGCATGAGGCGATCCGCCAGGGATTTCGCGACCTGACCCTGATCCGCATGACGCCGGACCTGATCTACGACCAGATGATCGGCATGGGCATGGCGAAGAAGATCGTCTTCTCCTATGTCGGCAATCCCGGCGTCGGCCTGCTGCGGCGCGCGCGCGACGCCATCGAGAACGGTTTTCCCCGGCCGATCGAGGTCGAGGAGCACAGCCATGCCGGCATGGCCAATGCCTATGAGGCGGGTGCGGCCGGCCTGCCCTGCGCGGTGTTCCGTGGCTATCGCGGCGCAGGCCTCGCGGCGGTCAACCCGAACATAAAGTCGGTTACGTGTCCGTTCACCGGCGAGGGGCTGGCGGCGGTTCCTTCGATCCGTCCCGACGTCACCTTCATCCATGCGCAGAAGGCCGACAAGAAAGGCAATGTGCTGGTCGAGGGCATTATCGGCATTCAGAAGGAAGCGGTGCTGGCGGCCAAACGCGCCGTGGTGACCGTCGAGGAAGTGGTCGACAATTTCGACGATCTCCATCCCAATCTGACGGTGCTGCCACGCTGGACGATCGCGGCGATCTCCGTCGTGCCGGGCGGATCGCACCCATCCTACGCGCATGGCTATTACGCACGCGACAACGCCGCCTATCTGGAGTGGGACGAGATCGCCGCCGACCGTGAGAAATTCCAGGCCTGGATGCAGGCAAACGTCATCGAGAAGAGCGCCGGTGACTTCGCCGGACGTGTCGAGCATCTGAGGAAAGCGGCATGA
- a CDS encoding NAD(P)/FAD-dependent oxidoreductase, producing the protein MASSTGFNSGLDIGKSYYVATANPAPDHPALAGDVEADLVVVGGGCTGLSAALHAAERGLKVVLLEGGKIGWGASGRNGGQMIPGLRKGAKGLVKLYGPERAKVLFDLAFEARGLVLDIIERHAIDCDVRLTGHLVGAVNGSDLKDLEEEAKCLESVMKFRDVEILSATAARAKVDTPYHGAMYEPLGGHMHPLNYTLGLARAAVAAGVVIHENSVAVKLEREPSIRVSTSKGSARAKHVVLAGDALLHGLEPRVNSRIMPVGNYIVATEPLEGKRNVIPANVAVSDTRFVVNYYRMSADGRLLFGGGERYTPSPPADIAGFVRPHMEGTFPQLRGCRIDHAWGGLVSVTTSRLPHVGHYGEVYFAHGYSGKGVILSTLSGKLLAEAITGDASRLDLFSTLTPMPFPGGTALRGPLYVLGMLWYAMRDRIKH; encoded by the coding sequence ATGGCATCTTCGACAGGCTTCAATTCCGGTCTCGATATCGGCAAATCCTACTATGTCGCCACGGCCAATCCGGCGCCTGATCATCCGGCGCTTGCCGGTGATGTCGAGGCCGACTTGGTCGTCGTCGGCGGCGGCTGCACCGGGCTGTCCGCCGCCTTGCATGCCGCCGAGCGCGGCTTGAAGGTGGTGCTGCTCGAAGGCGGCAAGATTGGCTGGGGCGCTTCGGGGCGCAATGGCGGCCAGATGATCCCCGGCCTGCGCAAGGGCGCCAAGGGTCTGGTCAAGCTCTACGGTCCCGAGCGGGCGAAGGTGCTGTTCGACCTCGCCTTCGAGGCGCGCGGCCTGGTGCTCGACATCATCGAGCGCCATGCCATCGATTGCGACGTGAGGCTGACCGGCCATCTGGTCGGCGCGGTCAACGGCTCCGACCTCAAGGATCTGGAAGAAGAGGCCAAATGCCTCGAGAGCGTGATGAAATTTCGCGATGTCGAGATCCTGTCGGCGACGGCCGCACGCGCCAAGGTCGACACGCCCTATCACGGTGCCATGTATGAGCCGCTCGGCGGCCATATGCACCCACTGAACTACACGCTCGGCCTTGCCCGCGCGGCCGTGGCCGCCGGCGTCGTCATCCATGAGAATTCGGTGGCGGTGAAGCTGGAGCGCGAGCCTTCGATCCGCGTCTCGACATCGAAGGGTTCGGCGCGGGCCAAACATGTCGTGCTGGCGGGCGATGCGCTGCTGCACGGGCTGGAGCCGCGCGTCAACAGCCGCATCATGCCGGTCGGCAACTACATCGTCGCCACCGAGCCGCTGGAGGGCAAGCGCAATGTCATCCCGGCCAATGTCGCGGTGTCCGACACACGCTTCGTCGTCAACTACTACCGCATGTCGGCGGATGGCCGCCTGCTTTTCGGCGGCGGGGAGCGCTACACGCCGTCGCCGCCGGCCGACATCGCCGGCTTCGTGCGGCCGCATATGGAAGGCACGTTTCCACAGCTTAGGGGTTGCCGCATCGATCATGCCTGGGGCGGCCTGGTTTCGGTGACGACGTCGCGGCTGCCGCATGTCGGGCACTATGGCGAGGTCTATTTCGCGCATGGCTATTCCGGCAAGGGCGTCATCCTGTCGACACTGTCGGGCAAGCTGCTCGCCGAAGCGATCACCGGCGATGCCTCACGGCTGGATCTGTTCTCGACGCTCACGCCCATGCCGTTCCCCGGCGGCACGGCGCTGCGTGGGCCGCTCTATGTGCTGGGCATGCTGTGGTACGCGATGCGGGACCGGATCAAGCATTGA
- a CDS encoding BMP family protein: protein MENRKTKFQSTREGISRRNVLELGALGLAAAMLPGAAFAKDKKLKVAAIFATPIEEPWDNQIHVALQKAEKELGIEYKWSEKVQTADFSRVMREYAQGGYQLVLGDAFAAERESRRTAKQFPKTAWLFGSGAGPAEPNFGVFDNWIHEPAYLSGMIAGKMSKSGTVGAVAAMGIPEVNRLVNAFFAGAKEVNPNVKKKVAFIGSFFDPPKAKEAAVAQIDAGVDVIYAERFGVIEAAVEKKIYAISNMSDQSSLGPDTVITGPVWDMYPTVEQAIKLVKAGVYTAQDYGDFSRMAKGGSYLAPYHKFDKTLPADVKDLVEKKKAEILEGNFRVDVDENTPVSD, encoded by the coding sequence ATGGAAAACCGGAAGACCAAATTCCAATCGACACGCGAAGGGATTTCGCGACGCAATGTGCTGGAACTCGGCGCGCTTGGCCTGGCAGCGGCGATGCTGCCGGGCGCAGCCTTCGCCAAGGACAAGAAACTGAAGGTGGCGGCGATCTTCGCCACGCCGATCGAGGAGCCCTGGGACAACCAGATCCATGTCGCCCTGCAGAAGGCCGAGAAGGAACTGGGTATCGAATACAAATGGTCCGAGAAGGTGCAGACCGCCGATTTCAGCCGCGTCATGCGCGAATATGCGCAAGGCGGCTACCAGCTGGTGCTGGGCGACGCCTTCGCCGCCGAGCGCGAGTCGCGCCGCACGGCCAAGCAGTTCCCCAAGACGGCCTGGCTGTTCGGCTCGGGCGCCGGTCCGGCGGAGCCCAATTTCGGTGTCTTCGACAACTGGATCCATGAGCCGGCCTATCTCTCGGGCATGATCGCCGGCAAGATGTCGAAATCGGGCACGGTCGGCGCCGTGGCGGCGATGGGCATTCCGGAAGTGAACCGGCTGGTCAACGCTTTCTTTGCCGGCGCCAAGGAGGTCAATCCGAACGTCAAGAAGAAGGTCGCCTTCATCGGCTCCTTCTTCGATCCGCCGAAGGCCAAGGAGGCCGCGGTGGCGCAGATCGATGCCGGTGTCGACGTCATCTATGCCGAGCGCTTCGGCGTCATCGAGGCGGCGGTCGAAAAGAAGATCTACGCCATCTCCAACATGTCCGACCAGTCGAGCCTCGGCCCCGACACGGTCATCACCGGCCCGGTCTGGGATATGTATCCGACCGTCGAACAGGCGATCAAACTGGTCAAGGCCGGGGTCTACACCGCGCAGGACTATGGCGATTTCTCGCGCATGGCCAAGGGCGGCTCCTATCTCGCCCCGTACCACAAGTTCGACAAGACGCTGCCGGCTGACGTCAAGGACCTGGTCGAGAAGAAGAAGGCCGAAATCCTGGAAGGCAATTTCCGCGTCGACGTCGACGAGAACACGCCGGTTTCGGATTAG
- the pcaF gene encoding 3-oxoadipyl-CoA thiolase, protein MAEAYICDYIRTPIGRFGGSLSSVRADDLGAIPLKALIERNAGIEWQAVDDVVYGCANQAGEDNRNVARMALLLAGLPKEIPGSTVNRLCGSGMDALTIAARAIKAGEAELMIAGGVESMSRAPFVMPKADTAFSRNAEIYDTTIGWRFVNPLMKKQYGVDSMPETGENVAEDFAVSRADQDAFAVRSQDKAVAAQANGRLAKEITPVTIPQRKGDAVVVSKDEHPRAGTTVETLAKLPTPFRQGGTVTAGNASGVNDGAAALIVASEAAVKKYGLTPIARILGGAAAGVAPRIMGIGPAPATEKLCARLGLTPKEFDVIELNEAFASQGIAVLRQLGIAEDAPHVNPNGGAIALGHPLGMSGARISGTAALELRERGGRYALATMCIGVGQGIAIALETV, encoded by the coding sequence ATGGCCGAGGCCTATATCTGCGACTATATCCGCACGCCGATCGGCCGCTTCGGCGGTTCGCTGTCCTCGGTACGCGCGGACGATCTCGGCGCCATCCCGCTGAAGGCGCTGATCGAGCGCAATGCCGGCATCGAGTGGCAGGCGGTCGATGATGTCGTCTATGGCTGCGCCAACCAGGCCGGCGAGGACAACCGCAACGTCGCGCGCATGGCGCTGCTGCTGGCCGGCCTGCCGAAGGAGATCCCGGGTTCGACCGTCAACCGCCTGTGCGGGTCGGGCATGGACGCGCTGACCATCGCCGCCCGCGCCATCAAGGCCGGCGAGGCGGAATTGATGATCGCCGGCGGCGTCGAATCGATGAGCCGGGCGCCATTCGTCATGCCCAAGGCCGACACGGCGTTTTCGCGCAATGCCGAGATTTACGACACCACCATCGGCTGGCGCTTCGTCAACCCGCTGATGAAAAAGCAGTACGGGGTCGATTCGATGCCTGAAACCGGCGAGAACGTCGCCGAGGATTTTGCCGTTTCGCGCGCGGACCAGGACGCCTTTGCCGTGCGCAGCCAGGACAAGGCCGTCGCCGCGCAGGCCAATGGAAGGCTGGCCAAGGAGATCACGCCGGTGACGATCCCGCAGCGCAAGGGCGATGCCGTCGTCGTCTCGAAGGACGAGCATCCCCGTGCCGGCACCACGGTCGAGACGTTGGCCAAGTTGCCGACGCCGTTCCGTCAGGGCGGCACGGTGACGGCCGGCAATGCCTCCGGCGTCAATGACGGAGCGGCGGCGCTGATCGTTGCTTCCGAGGCCGCTGTGAAGAAATACGGCCTGACGCCGATCGCCCGCATCCTTGGCGGCGCTGCCGCCGGCGTCGCGCCGCGCATCATGGGCATCGGCCCGGCGCCGGCCACCGAGAAACTGTGCGCCCGGCTTGGCCTGACGCCAAAAGAATTCGATGTCATCGAGCTCAACGAAGCCTTTGCCTCGCAAGGCATCGCCGTGCTGCGCCAGCTCGGCATCGCCGAGGATGCACCGCACGTCAATCCGAATGGCGGCGCCATCGCGCTTGGCCATCCCCTGGGCATGTCGGGCGCACGCATCTCCGGTACGGCTGCGCTGGAACTGCGCGAACGTGGCGGCCGCTATGCCCTGGCCACCATGTGCATCGGCGTCGGCCAGGGCATCGCCATCGCGCTCGAAACGGTCTGA
- a CDS encoding ABC transporter ATP-binding protein encodes MPAPLIEMRGITKSFGAVKANEAVDLSVAPGEILGLLGENGAGKTTLMNVLFGAYAPDAGEILIQGRPVRITSSADALAAGIGMVHQHFHLAPRLTVLENLLIGIPGKSGRIDRAGGLARLAEISRQHGLTLDPDLPVSALSVGEQQRLEIVKALFRGARLLILDEPTAVLAPSEVDGLFSALRSMAAQGLGIIFISHKLNEVRALTHRCTVLRHGRVAGRVDDPANTTSAAMAQLMCGHEIVPPARGASTPGADVLTLDGISTSRHSGTVLRDVSLAVRAGEILGIAGVSGNGQRALAEVISGVRAPDAGRMTIAGQKVSRFSPREVQALGLGRIPEDRMTTGLVTNLPLADSMVLPRIGTAAFSAKGLLKPDAIRAFAEAQIKAYDIRCPGPMTRAGALSGGNLQKALLARELAFDPKVLIVSQPTRGLDIGAARFIHEKFLDMRTKGCGIIVIGEDLEELLVLCDRIAVMYEGRIVGTLDSADATIARLGLMMTGAEGHS; translated from the coding sequence TTGCCCGCCCCACTCATCGAAATGCGCGGCATCACCAAGAGCTTCGGCGCCGTCAAGGCGAACGAGGCCGTCGACCTCAGCGTCGCGCCGGGCGAGATCCTTGGCCTGCTGGGTGAGAACGGCGCCGGCAAGACGACGCTGATGAACGTGCTGTTCGGCGCCTACGCGCCGGACGCCGGCGAAATCCTGATCCAGGGCCGGCCAGTGAGGATCACCAGTTCGGCCGATGCGCTGGCCGCCGGCATCGGCATGGTGCACCAGCATTTTCATCTTGCGCCACGGCTGACGGTCCTGGAAAATCTGCTCATCGGCATCCCGGGAAAATCCGGGCGGATCGATCGCGCCGGCGGGCTGGCGCGGTTGGCCGAAATCAGCCGCCAGCATGGGCTGACGCTTGATCCCGATCTGCCGGTTTCGGCGCTGTCGGTCGGCGAACAGCAGCGGCTGGAGATCGTCAAGGCGCTGTTTCGCGGCGCCAGGCTGTTGATCCTCGACGAGCCGACGGCGGTGCTCGCGCCAAGCGAGGTCGACGGACTGTTTTCAGCGCTGCGCTCGATGGCGGCACAGGGCCTCGGCATCATCTTCATCTCGCACAAGCTCAACGAGGTGCGGGCGCTCACCCATCGCTGCACCGTGCTGCGGCACGGCCGTGTCGCGGGTCGTGTCGACGATCCGGCCAACACCACGTCGGCGGCGATGGCGCAACTGATGTGCGGCCACGAAATCGTGCCGCCGGCAAGGGGCGCGTCGACGCCCGGTGCCGACGTGCTGACGCTCGACGGCATTTCCACCTCGCGTCATTCAGGCACAGTGCTGCGCGACGTGTCGCTTGCCGTTCGCGCCGGTGAAATCCTCGGCATTGCCGGCGTGTCGGGCAATGGCCAGCGGGCGCTGGCGGAGGTGATCTCCGGCGTGCGCGCGCCCGATGCCGGCCGGATGACGATCGCCGGCCAGAAGGTGTCGCGGTTCTCGCCGCGCGAGGTGCAGGCGCTTGGCCTCGGCCGCATCCCGGAAGACCGCATGACGACCGGCCTGGTCACCAATCTGCCGCTCGCCGATTCCATGGTGCTGCCGCGCATTGGCACCGCCGCGTTTTCAGCCAAGGGCCTGCTCAAGCCTGACGCGATCCGCGCCTTCGCCGAGGCGCAGATCAAGGCCTATGATATCAGGTGCCCCGGGCCGATGACCCGAGCCGGGGCGCTGTCCGGCGGCAATCTGCAAAAGGCGCTCCTGGCGCGCGAGCTCGCCTTCGATCCGAAGGTGCTGATCGTTTCCCAGCCGACGCGCGGCCTCGACATCGGCGCCGCCCGCTTCATCCACGAAAAATTTCTCGACATGCGGACCAAGGGCTGCGGCATCATCGTCATCGGCGAGGATCTCGAAGAACTGCTCGTTCTCTGCGACCGCATCGCGGTGATGTATGAGGGCCGCATCGTCGGCACGCTCGACAGCGCTGATGCGACGATCGCGCGGCTCGGCCTGATGATGACCGGGGCGGAGGGCCACAGCTGA
- a CDS encoding CoA-transferase subunit beta has protein sequence MSATGFTPNEMMTIAASRALKNDDVCFVGIGAPSAACNVARLTHAPDITLIYESGTIGTAPDVLPLSIGDGELCETAVTTVAVPEMFRYWLQGGRISIGFLGAAQLDKFGNINTTVIGDYFHPKTRLPGGGGAPEIATSSKEIYITMAQTKRGMVEKIDFFTSFGHGEGGDHRQRLGIDTSGPTLLITDLAIWKPDPVTKEFTVVSLHPGVTRQQVQESCGWVVKFAEALDETPAPSELELNTLRDLQARTRAAHEGTGKAKAA, from the coding sequence ATGAGCGCGACAGGCTTCACCCCCAACGAGATGATGACCATTGCCGCCAGCCGCGCGTTGAAGAACGACGATGTCTGCTTCGTCGGCATCGGTGCGCCGTCCGCCGCCTGCAATGTGGCACGTCTGACGCATGCGCCCGACATCACGCTGATCTATGAGAGCGGCACGATCGGCACCGCGCCTGACGTGCTGCCATTGTCGATCGGCGATGGCGAATTGTGCGAAACCGCTGTCACCACCGTCGCGGTGCCGGAAATGTTCCGCTACTGGCTGCAGGGTGGCCGCATCTCGATCGGTTTCCTGGGGGCTGCCCAGCTCGACAAGTTCGGCAACATCAACACCACGGTGATCGGCGATTATTTCCATCCCAAGACCAGGCTGCCCGGCGGTGGCGGCGCGCCGGAGATCGCGACCTCGTCGAAGGAAATCTACATCACCATGGCGCAGACCAAGCGTGGCATGGTCGAAAAGATCGACTTCTTCACGTCCTTCGGCCATGGCGAGGGCGGCGACCATCGCCAGCGGCTGGGCATCGACACATCGGGCCCGACCTTGCTGATCACCGATCTCGCCATCTGGAAGCCGGACCCGGTGACCAAGGAATTCACCGTCGTGTCGCTGCATCCGGGCGTCACCCGCCAGCAGGTGCAGGAAAGCTGTGGCTGGGTCGTTAAGTTCGCCGAGGCGCTTGACGAAACACCGGCGCCAAGCGAACTCGAACTCAATACACTGCGCGACCTGCAGGCCCGCACCAGGGCGGCGCATGAGGGAACCGGAAAAGCAAAGGCTGCATGA